A portion of the Staphylococcus felis genome contains these proteins:
- the qoxC gene encoding cytochrome aa3 quinol oxidase subunit III, with protein MSHKVDTIDSRTHEGNLNKLGFWIFLTAEFALFGTLFATLLTLQHGGGYGGMLTTELFELPLVLIMTFLLLASSYTCGIAIYYMRKEKKNLLMIWMIITILLGIGFVGFEIFEFAHYAHEGANPTIGSYWSSFFILLGTHGAHVSLGIVWIICLLIQVAMRGLNKFNAPKLFIVSLYWHFLDVVWVFIFTAVYMIGMVYSG; from the coding sequence ATGAGTCATAAGGTCGATACTATTGATTCACGTACGCATGAAGGTAATTTAAATAAGCTCGGTTTCTGGATCTTCCTTACAGCTGAATTTGCCCTTTTCGGTACGCTTTTCGCAACATTATTAACACTACAACACGGTGGTGGTTACGGTGGTATGCTGACTACCGAATTATTCGAGCTACCACTTGTATTAATAATGACTTTCTTACTTTTAGCAAGTTCGTACACTTGTGGTATTGCGATTTATTACATGCGTAAAGAAAAGAAAAATTTATTAATGATTTGGATGATCATTACGATCTTACTTGGTATTGGTTTCGTAGGTTTCGAAATCTTTGAATTTGCTCATTATGCTCATGAAGGTGCTAATCCAACAATTGGTTCTTACTGGTCTAGTTTCTTTATCTTACTAGGTACACATGGAGCCCACGTATCGCTCGGTATTGTTTGGATTATCTGTTTATTAATCCAAGTTGCAATGCGTGGTTTAAATAAATTTAATGCACCTAAATTATTTATAGTAAGTTTATACTGGCACTTCTTAGATGTCGTTTGGGTTTTCATCTTTACTGCCGTATATATGATAGGGATGGTGTATAGCGGATGA
- a CDS encoding glycosyltransferase, with protein MKKVGMFVWNHFTNDARVNRECTALAEAGYDVDLIAINDPKNPAIQAYEKIQERFRVHRVKRYPWILQAYSDYGKRFLLVVGGVSVSIAIGLFYVNFMILSSYLILLLVGAATIKIRKIRKFLVNSAIITKMIIKGYLINPDVYHSNDLNTLPQGIVCAKLRLRPKPLVYDSHEVQTDRTGYNPKKIKWIEKFLLHFVDEMMVENHTRAKHNESLYGFYPKTLYNYSELYDINQRQKVNLHRKLGLSPNEKILLYQGGLQQGRGLEKLIEAMPKIKEGVLVFIGAGKLTETLKKQASQSSARDRIYFLDKVPFQELPSITREAYLGFQVLQNICFNHYSASSNKLFEYIMAHVPVVASEFPEIKQVVQENQIGVTIDPHDSQNIANAVNTLLLDKELYRKYKNNTLEAKKIYNWQNEKVKLLDVYHNLEERSLFMGKMSALLK; from the coding sequence CAAGCTTATGAAAAAATACAAGAGCGTTTTAGAGTACATCGAGTCAAAAGATATCCATGGATATTACAAGCATATTCGGATTATGGAAAGCGATTTCTATTAGTCGTTGGTGGTGTATCTGTAAGTATTGCGATTGGTTTATTTTATGTCAATTTTATGATTTTAAGCAGTTACCTCATATTATTATTAGTGGGGGCTGCAACTATTAAAATACGTAAGATCCGAAAGTTCCTCGTCAACAGTGCAATTATTACTAAAATGATTATAAAAGGTTACCTTATCAATCCAGATGTATACCACTCTAATGATTTGAATACATTACCCCAAGGTATTGTGTGCGCAAAACTACGCCTCAGACCGAAACCACTAGTATATGATAGTCATGAGGTACAGACAGATCGGACAGGCTATAATCCGAAAAAAATTAAATGGATTGAAAAGTTTTTATTACATTTTGTCGATGAGATGATGGTTGAAAATCATACACGTGCGAAACATAATGAATCCTTATATGGTTTTTACCCCAAAACACTTTATAATTATTCAGAGCTTTATGATATCAATCAACGTCAAAAAGTGAATTTGCATCGTAAGTTAGGTTTGTCCCCAAACGAAAAGATTTTATTGTATCAAGGGGGATTACAACAAGGTAGAGGTCTTGAGAAATTAATAGAAGCAATGCCTAAAATTAAAGAAGGCGTATTAGTTTTTATTGGTGCAGGTAAATTAACTGAGACTTTGAAAAAACAAGCAAGTCAATCTAGTGCACGAGATCGTATTTATTTCTTAGATAAAGTTCCATTTCAAGAGTTGCCCAGTATAACGCGAGAAGCTTATTTAGGCTTCCAAGTTTTGCAGAATATATGTTTTAATCATTATTCTGCTAGTTCAAACAAGTTATTTGAATATATCATGGCTCATGTGCCAGTTGTTGCGAGTGAGTTTCCTGAAATTAAACAAGTTGTCCAAGAGAATCAAATTGGCGTCACTATAGATCCACATGATTCTCAAAATATTGCAAATGCTGTAAATACATTATTGTTGGATAAAGAATTATATCGAAAATATAAAAATAATACATTAGAAGCTAAAAAAATATATAACTGGCAAAATGAAAAGGTCAAATTACTCGATGTATATCATAATTTGGAAGAGCGCTCTCTATTTATGGGTAAAATGAGTGCACTGTTAAAGTAA
- the qoxD gene encoding cytochrome aa3 quinol oxidase subunit IV translates to MNTIVKHTIGFIASIILTLLAVFVTLYTSLALNAKITIIFGFAFIQAFLQLLMFMHLTEGKDGRLQLAKVIFAIIITIVIVVGTYWVMQGGHGSHL, encoded by the coding sequence ATGAATACAATAGTTAAACATACAATAGGCTTTATCGCCTCAATCATTTTAACGTTACTCGCCGTATTCGTGACACTTTACACATCTTTAGCATTAAATGCTAAAATTACAATTATTTTTGGATTTGCATTTATTCAAGCGTTCCTTCAACTTTTAATGTTCATGCATTTAACTGAAGGTAAAGACGGTCGTTTACAATTGGCGAAAGTTATTTTTGCGATTATTATTACAATAGTCATTGTCGTTGGAACGTACTGGGTAATGCAAGGTGGACACGGTTCACACTTATAA
- a CDS encoding PepSY domain-containing protein, which translates to MKFKILGMLLSAGVILAACGNDDDDNNQSNNNQNQNQTEQTNSTNDSDDAQDSDDQTQQNSNSQQTRHVSDIQTSPDQAIETAKKSFDGDLKSIEYKQENGEWIYEVNLVNGNEEGEVKVSDSDNKVINVHKEQDNDNEQNETINEKDAIKYEDAVKKAQDEVSGELKQWTLNDDDGQLVYEVELMDGTQEKEVQLDAKSGDIISTDQ; encoded by the coding sequence ATGAAATTTAAAATTTTAGGAATGCTGTTATCAGCAGGGGTTATATTAGCCGCTTGTGGTAACGATGATGACGATAACAATCAATCTAATAATAACCAAAATCAGAATCAAACTGAACAAACAAACAGCACAAATGATTCAGATGATGCTCAAGATAGTGATGATCAAACACAACAAAATTCAAATAGTCAACAAACGCGTCATGTTAGTGATATCCAAACTTCACCAGATCAAGCCATTGAAACAGCTAAAAAATCATTCGATGGTGATCTCAAAAGTATAGAGTATAAACAAGAGAATGGTGAATGGATTTATGAAGTAAACTTAGTAAACGGTAACGAAGAAGGAGAAGTTAAGGTTTCTGATTCGGACAACAAAGTGATTAACGTTCACAAAGAGCAAGATAATGATAATGAACAAAATGAAACAATTAATGAGAAAGATGCAATTAAATACGAGGATGCTGTGAAAAAAGCACAAGACGAAGTGTCTGGAGAGTTGAAACAGTGGACACTCAATGATGACGATGGCCAATTAGTGTATGAAGTTGAATTAATGGACGGTACACAAGAAAAAGAAGTTCAACTTGACGCAAAATCAGGAGATATTATCTCAACAGATCAATAA